In Mycobacterium sp. Aquia_216, a genomic segment contains:
- a CDS encoding GntR family transcriptional regulator yields MDPVEPAVNLVAHSVARLREAILQGELAQGERLSEPKLAAQLQLSRAPLREAMRMLTAQGLIRTLPSRGTFVVRSNPELCAEAFALRRSLEAQAVLRRLRRPELFRLDLDRALAAMAEAADQGDQPALMKAHSDFHGCAYEAKGAQLLPNVWAGISDVQRLYFQVFTLTEREAQEFVERHAALADAIFAANADEVCRLVNEHLHRSERLLPYPFGEASAIDRAPGDPRAKRFLDEATPPVGRITSQRKTS; encoded by the coding sequence ATGGACCCTGTGGAGCCGGCGGTGAACTTGGTAGCCCACTCGGTGGCGCGCCTGCGCGAGGCGATATTGCAGGGCGAGCTCGCGCAGGGGGAACGACTGAGCGAGCCGAAGTTGGCGGCTCAGCTGCAGTTGAGCCGGGCACCTCTACGCGAGGCGATGCGCATGCTCACAGCGCAGGGACTCATCCGCACGCTGCCGTCCCGCGGGACCTTCGTGGTCCGGTCGAATCCGGAGCTGTGCGCGGAAGCCTTTGCGCTTCGGCGCTCACTGGAAGCACAAGCCGTACTGCGGCGCCTACGACGTCCCGAGTTGTTCCGGCTCGATCTCGACCGCGCCTTGGCAGCGATGGCCGAAGCCGCCGATCAAGGGGATCAGCCCGCGCTCATGAAAGCCCACAGCGACTTTCACGGCTGCGCTTATGAGGCGAAGGGTGCGCAGCTGCTCCCCAACGTGTGGGCTGGGATCTCGGACGTGCAGCGGCTGTACTTTCAGGTGTTCACCTTGACCGAACGCGAGGCGCAGGAGTTCGTGGAAAGACACGCGGCGTTGGCCGACGCGATCTTTGCCGCCAATGCCGATGAAGTTTGCCGATTGGTCAACGAACACCTCCACCGCAGCGAACGACTGCTTCCCTACCCATTCGGCGAGGCGTCCGCCATTGACCGCGCACCAGGCGATCCGCGCGCCAAGCGGTTCCTCGATGAAGCCACCCCGCCCGTCGGGCGCATCACGAGTCAGCGGAAGACTTCGTGA
- a CDS encoding ABC transporter permease, with translation MNYDAARYPWSRTRNAIAGFVYGWNHIGTQIAFYAATVRSIQDSLANYRRETVRLIATMSLGSGALAMIGGTIATVGFLTMSAGALVAVQGYNLLAGIGTEALTGFVSAYINVRLLAPLVSGIGMAATIGAGATAQLGAMRINEEIDALEVIGVRSIAYLASTRLMAGVLVVGPLYAIGVLMSFLAARFGTTYVYGQSVGVYDHYFYTFLNPTDLLWSFVSAIAMAIVVMLVHTYYGYTAAGGPAGVGEAVGRAVRTSLIAVVLVTLMISLSVYGQSGNFHLSG, from the coding sequence GTGAACTACGACGCCGCCCGATACCCATGGTCCCGCACCCGTAACGCGATTGCCGGCTTCGTATACGGCTGGAACCATATTGGGACGCAGATCGCCTTCTATGCCGCGACGGTGCGATCTATTCAAGACTCCCTGGCCAACTACCGCAGGGAAACTGTGCGGCTCATTGCCACGATGAGCCTGGGCAGCGGCGCGCTCGCCATGATCGGGGGCACGATAGCCACAGTCGGCTTCCTAACGATGTCGGCGGGCGCGTTGGTTGCCGTCCAGGGTTACAACCTCTTGGCCGGTATCGGCACCGAGGCGCTCACCGGATTCGTCTCGGCCTATATCAATGTGCGTCTGTTGGCGCCCCTGGTGTCAGGAATCGGCATGGCGGCCACCATCGGCGCCGGGGCCACAGCGCAGCTGGGTGCGATGCGCATCAACGAAGAGATCGACGCCCTAGAGGTGATCGGTGTCCGGTCAATCGCCTACCTGGCCTCGACGCGACTGATGGCCGGCGTGCTGGTGGTAGGCCCGCTGTACGCCATCGGCGTGCTGATGTCGTTCCTCGCCGCCCGATTTGGCACCACATACGTCTACGGACAATCAGTCGGCGTCTACGACCATTACTTTTACACCTTCCTCAACCCCACCGATCTGCTGTGGTCCTTCGTGAGCGCCATAGCGATGGCGATCGTGGTGATGCTTGTGCACACCTACTACGGATACACCGCCGCCGGCGGCCCCGCCGGGGTCGGGGAGGCAGTCGGCCGGGCCGTGCGGACTTCCTTGATCGCCGTAGTACTGGTGACCCTGATGATTTCGCTGTCCGTCTACGGGCAGTCCGGCAACTTTCACCTCTCGGGATAG
- a CDS encoding virulence factor Mce family protein: MRQRLGGTMWRLAIFVMVSALCLFGLLAVFAQFRFENETLYRAEFKDIGGLQAGNFVRIAGVEVGKVKNVSLQHDSSVLVSFAIDPSVALTEGSRAAVRYDDLIGGRFLALEEGAGEPRRLLPGQTIPLQRTSPALDLDALIGGFRPLFRALNPDQVNALTEQIIQAFQGRGDTIGSFLSQTATFTSTLADRDQLIGEVITNLNTVLGSLGDQSDHFDKAVDSLSELVKGLAARKTDITNGVAYTNASSAAIADLLARARPPLKNVVAQGDRVGTLAVADHDYLDNLVNGLPEKYKTLSRLGVYGDFFSYYLCDLLLKLNGKGGEPVYVMVASQTTGRCAPK, from the coding sequence ATGAGGCAACGACTCGGTGGCACCATGTGGCGCCTTGCTATCTTCGTAATGGTCTCTGCCCTATGTCTATTCGGCCTTTTGGCCGTCTTCGCCCAATTCCGCTTCGAGAACGAGACCCTATATAGGGCTGAATTCAAAGACATTGGGGGCCTGCAGGCCGGCAACTTCGTCCGTATTGCCGGCGTCGAAGTAGGAAAGGTTAAAAACGTCTCATTGCAACATGATTCGTCCGTATTGGTGTCCTTCGCTATCGATCCGTCGGTGGCCCTTACCGAGGGAAGCCGCGCTGCCGTCCGTTACGACGACCTCATCGGCGGCCGCTTTTTGGCCTTGGAAGAAGGTGCCGGAGAACCGCGGCGATTGCTGCCCGGCCAGACCATTCCATTGCAAAGAACCAGCCCTGCACTTGATCTCGATGCGCTCATCGGCGGGTTCCGGCCATTGTTCCGGGCGCTGAACCCCGATCAGGTCAACGCTCTCACGGAGCAAATTATCCAAGCTTTTCAAGGACGCGGTGACACCATCGGCTCCTTTCTGTCCCAGACCGCCACATTCACCTCCACCCTGGCGGACCGCGACCAGCTGATCGGTGAGGTGATCACCAATCTCAACACGGTGTTGGGATCGCTGGGTGATCAAAGCGACCACTTCGACAAGGCCGTCGATTCACTATCCGAACTGGTCAAGGGACTCGCGGCGCGCAAGACCGACATCACGAACGGTGTGGCCTACACCAACGCCTCATCGGCGGCCATCGCCGATTTGCTTGCCCGAGCCCGCCCGCCATTGAAAAATGTTGTAGCTCAAGGTGATCGGGTGGGAACGCTAGCCGTCGCCGACCATGATTACCTGGACAACCTCGTTAACGGGCTGCCGGAGAAGTACAAAACACTGTCTCGGCTGGGCGTGTACGGAGACTTCTTCAGCTACTACCTGTGCGATCTGCTGCTCAAACTCAACGGCAAAGGCGGTGAGCCCGTCTACGTGATGGTCGCAAGCCAAACCACCGGAAGATGCGCCCCGAAATGA
- a CDS encoding virulence factor Mce family protein encodes MSKVRLKAALAVVLAVFAIAGGALVVKGIHEISRTYIVAYFANSNGIYVGDEVRILGVPVGKIDKIEPQMDRVKISLWVEQKYAVPADVKAAVLSPSLVTSRAIQLTPAYTGGPALKDNAVIPLARTAVPVEWDDFRAQLEKLTNSMQPTQPGGVSPFGALINTTADNLRGQGANIHDMVVKLSQALSALGDHSDDIFSTVKNLSVLVSVLHDNAGLLEQLNRNLSAVSALVASDPDSVGHAVHDLNAAVGDVTNFLTENRDTVGTTTDRLASISTALVQSIDDIKQILHSGPTAYQNFLNIYEPAHGSLVAAPTIAELANPIQFLCGAIQAASRLGAEQSAKLCVQYLAPIMKNRQYNFLPFGENILVGPKARPNELTYSEDWLRPDYVPPGTAPAPAPPVAAPPPGPPPVGAPAPVDAPLPAAALGGAPSNPADGLLGMMTPPGPRS; translated from the coding sequence ATGAGCAAAGTGCGATTGAAGGCGGCACTGGCCGTCGTCCTGGCGGTCTTCGCCATCGCGGGCGGAGCGCTCGTTGTCAAGGGAATCCACGAAATCAGCCGCACCTACATCGTGGCCTATTTCGCCAATAGCAACGGCATCTACGTTGGCGACGAAGTACGCATCCTGGGGGTGCCGGTCGGCAAGATCGACAAGATCGAACCTCAGATGGATCGTGTCAAGATCAGCCTCTGGGTCGAACAGAAATATGCGGTGCCCGCCGATGTGAAGGCCGCCGTCCTGTCGCCATCGTTGGTGACCTCGCGCGCCATTCAACTGACTCCCGCCTACACCGGCGGACCTGCGCTGAAAGACAACGCGGTCATCCCATTGGCGCGCACCGCAGTTCCCGTTGAGTGGGATGATTTTCGGGCTCAGCTAGAGAAACTGACGAACTCAATGCAACCCACTCAACCCGGCGGGGTCAGCCCTTTCGGGGCGTTGATCAACACTACGGCCGACAATCTGCGCGGCCAGGGCGCGAACATCCACGACATGGTTGTCAAGCTGTCCCAGGCACTTTCCGCGCTCGGCGATCACAGCGACGACATCTTCTCCACGGTGAAGAACCTCTCGGTGCTGGTGTCGGTGCTGCACGACAACGCGGGGTTGTTGGAGCAGTTGAATCGCAATCTGTCGGCGGTCAGCGCACTAGTAGCCAGTGATCCCGACTCCGTCGGCCACGCGGTCCATGATCTCAACGCTGCCGTCGGCGATGTCACCAACTTCCTCACCGAAAACCGGGACACCGTCGGGACCACCACCGATCGGTTGGCCTCGATCTCGACGGCGCTCGTGCAAAGCATCGACGACATCAAACAGATCCTCCATTCCGGCCCTACCGCGTATCAGAATTTCCTCAATATCTATGAGCCCGCGCATGGTTCGCTGGTCGCCGCACCGACAATCGCAGAGCTCGCCAATCCGATCCAGTTCTTATGCGGGGCGATCCAAGCTGCCTCCCGCCTGGGCGCCGAGCAATCCGCAAAACTCTGCGTCCAGTACCTGGCCCCCATTATGAAAAACCGCCAATACAACTTCCTGCCGTTCGGCGAGAACATTCTCGTCGGCCCCAAAGCGCGACCCAACGAGCTCACCTACAGTGAGGACTGGCTGCGCCCCGACTATGTCCCACCGGGTACCGCACCAGCGCCCGCGCCTCCGGTGGCTGCGCCGCCACCGGGCCCGCCGCCGGTCGGTGCGCCGGCACCTGTTGATGCACCGCTACCGGCCGCAGCTCTCGGCGGGGCCCCCTCCAATCCCGCTGACGGACTCCTCGGAA
- a CDS encoding MCE family protein yields MKTFAERNPLVVGAVGAAMAAVLVVGSLEYDKIPFVNSDESYSAYFAEAGGLASGAAVRVSGMRVGQVSSIVLDGPRVLVKFTVDKDVHLGERTEAAIKTKTLLGAKILELVPRGEGNLSATIPLERTTAPYQLPDALGDLTKTISGLNTTQLSDSLTTLAQTFSKTPPDVKVAVDGIARLSQTMNSRDEQLRRLLDNARKSTDVLAHRADQVVNLVRDTNALLAELRTQSDGLQHISSNISALANQLEGLISENKAPLKPALDKLNDLLGILDNRKHQVQRALTTINNFLPGLAEAVASGPYFNSYIVNILPGQFLQPFIDAAFSDLGLDPNVLAPSQLSDPQVGQKATPPMPVPFPRTGQGGEPRLNLPDAITGNPGDPRYPYRQPPPAPAPGGPPPGPPALPPPGQSVPPLGPTPVYVPAPNEVPPPHQPTPGASQ; encoded by the coding sequence ATGAAAACCTTCGCCGAACGCAATCCACTGGTAGTCGGTGCCGTCGGTGCCGCGATGGCCGCCGTGCTTGTAGTGGGATCGCTCGAATACGACAAGATCCCGTTCGTCAATTCCGACGAAAGCTACTCGGCCTATTTCGCTGAAGCCGGCGGGCTGGCTTCCGGTGCTGCCGTGCGGGTATCAGGCATGCGGGTTGGTCAAGTCTCCAGCATCGTGCTGGACGGTCCGCGGGTTCTGGTGAAATTCACCGTCGACAAGGACGTTCATCTCGGTGAGCGCACCGAAGCCGCGATCAAGACCAAAACTCTGCTCGGGGCCAAGATTCTTGAACTGGTTCCCCGCGGTGAGGGCAACCTGTCGGCGACGATCCCCTTAGAGCGCACCACTGCGCCTTACCAACTGCCCGACGCACTCGGGGATTTGACGAAGACGATCAGTGGTTTGAACACTACCCAGCTGTCAGATTCGCTGACGACGCTCGCGCAAACCTTCTCCAAGACACCACCGGACGTCAAGGTCGCCGTCGACGGTATTGCGCGTCTGTCGCAAACGATGAACTCGCGCGACGAGCAGCTGCGCAGGCTCCTCGACAATGCTCGGAAGTCCACTGATGTCCTTGCTCATCGGGCAGATCAGGTCGTCAACCTAGTTCGCGACACGAATGCACTGCTGGCCGAACTGCGTACACAAAGCGACGGTCTGCAGCACATCAGCTCCAACATCTCGGCACTGGCCAACCAATTGGAGGGCCTCATTTCCGAGAACAAGGCCCCGCTCAAGCCCGCATTGGACAAGCTCAACGATCTCCTGGGCATCCTCGACAACCGTAAACATCAGGTACAGCGGGCACTGACCACCATCAATAATTTCCTTCCGGGGCTGGCCGAAGCCGTGGCTTCCGGGCCTTACTTCAACTCATACATCGTGAATATCCTTCCGGGACAATTCCTTCAGCCCTTCATCGACGCGGCATTCTCTGATCTGGGCTTAGATCCCAACGTGCTGGCGCCGTCCCAGCTGTCCGATCCTCAGGTCGGCCAGAAAGCCACGCCGCCGATGCCGGTTCCGTTCCCCCGCACCGGACAAGGCGGAGAACCCAGGCTCAACCTGCCCGACGCGATCACCGGCAATCCGGGCGACCCGCGCTACCCCTACCGCCAGCCGCCTCCGGCGCCGGCGCCGGGGGGTCCACCCCCGGGCCCGCCGGCACTTCCGCCACCCGGGCAGTCGGTTCCCCCACTGGGACCCACGCCGGTCTATGTGCCGGCCCCCAATGAGGTTCCACCGCCACACCAGCCGACCCCTGGAGCATCCCAATGA
- a CDS encoding MlaE family ABC transporter permease, producing MALDALIATPQPPFAWQEFLAQSWFVARVSLLPTILLAIPFTVLSVFTLNILLVEFGAADFSGSSAAFGAVTQIGPLVTVLVVAGAGATAMCADLGARTIREEIDAMRVIGINPIQALVVPRILAATVVALLLDSIVAIVGLTGGFAFSVFVQHVNPGAFAAGITLFTGLPQVVISLCKAALFGLAASLIACYKGMHVDGGPAGVGNAVNETVVFSFMALFVINLLATAVGVKATM from the coding sequence ATGGCCCTCGACGCGTTGATCGCCACTCCACAACCGCCTTTCGCATGGCAGGAGTTTCTCGCGCAGAGCTGGTTTGTCGCCCGGGTGTCGCTACTACCCACCATTCTGCTGGCCATTCCATTCACCGTGCTGTCGGTGTTCACCCTCAACATCCTGCTAGTGGAGTTCGGCGCTGCCGACTTCTCTGGTTCCTCAGCCGCGTTCGGGGCCGTCACCCAGATCGGGCCGTTGGTCACCGTGCTGGTTGTAGCCGGCGCCGGCGCCACCGCAATGTGCGCGGATTTGGGTGCGCGCACCATCCGAGAAGAGATAGACGCCATGCGGGTGATTGGGATCAACCCGATACAAGCGTTAGTCGTCCCGCGGATCCTCGCGGCAACCGTGGTCGCTTTGCTACTGGATTCGATCGTCGCGATCGTCGGGCTCACAGGCGGATTCGCGTTCTCAGTGTTCGTCCAACACGTCAACCCAGGAGCATTCGCAGCGGGAATCACCCTGTTTACGGGCTTGCCCCAGGTTGTCATTTCGCTATGCAAGGCAGCGCTATTCGGCCTGGCGGCCAGCCTGATCGCCTGCTACAAGGGCATGCACGTTGATGGCGGTCCCGCTGGCGTGGGCAACGCGGTCAACGAAACTGTGGTGTTTTCCTTCATGGCGCTGTTCGTAATCAACCTGCTGGCAACGGCAGTCGGCGTTAAGGCAACGATGTGA
- a CDS encoding MCE family protein: MPTSATRKRERRLHPGWWTAAFVLLAVSLTLLTTGLFNGSFRSYVSVTLVSDRAGLVMDPGAKVKLRGVQVGQVAGIVGGHQPVALKLDIDSDQISHIPANIGAQIRATTAFGAKYVDLIYPEQPSRQHLAAGTVLASRNVTTEVNTVFQNVVDVLHQVDPPKLNAIISALADGVRGQGQRIGEATTDANDVLLALNARSDAMAGDWRSFKRFSDAYNGAANNIVSILDSASATSRTVAQHSTDLDALLLSTAGFASSGVNLLAPPNQQNFIDAVNTLEPTTALLLKYSPTYTCLLVGTKLWYDKIGRRSIGGNGRTAILDAFVLWGADPYRYPDNLPIVAAKGGPGGKPSCGSLPDVSKNFPVRALVTNTGWGTGIDYRPNPGIGHPWFINYFPVTRPVPDVPHIAGNISAPAPGPIPYPGAPAYGAPLYGPGGVPLWPGVPPAPAPQESPPAAAAPPSDTPAPSPAAPDGGADVTRPDSDRTAP, translated from the coding sequence ATGCCGACCTCCGCAACTCGCAAACGTGAACGCCGCCTGCACCCCGGTTGGTGGACAGCCGCATTCGTGCTGCTCGCCGTGTCGCTGACCCTGCTGACTACCGGCCTCTTCAACGGCAGCTTCCGCTCCTACGTTTCCGTCACCCTTGTCTCCGACCGCGCGGGATTGGTCATGGACCCGGGCGCCAAAGTCAAGCTGCGTGGTGTACAGGTCGGCCAAGTTGCGGGCATCGTCGGCGGGCATCAGCCCGTGGCGTTGAAGCTTGACATCGATAGCGACCAGATTTCCCACATTCCGGCGAACATCGGCGCACAGATTCGGGCCACGACCGCATTCGGCGCCAAATACGTCGACCTGATCTATCCCGAACAACCCAGCCGCCAGCATCTGGCCGCCGGTACTGTACTGGCCTCGCGCAACGTGACCACCGAGGTCAACACCGTGTTTCAAAACGTCGTCGACGTTTTGCACCAGGTGGACCCGCCCAAGCTCAATGCAATCATCAGCGCACTAGCCGACGGTGTCCGCGGCCAAGGCCAGCGCATTGGCGAAGCCACCACCGACGCCAACGACGTGCTGTTGGCTCTCAACGCGCGAAGCGACGCGATGGCCGGCGATTGGCGCTCCTTCAAACGATTCAGTGACGCCTACAACGGTGCGGCCAACAACATCGTCTCGATCCTTGACTCGGCGAGCGCCACTAGTAGGACCGTCGCTCAGCACAGCACTGACCTCGACGCGCTGCTACTGAGCACGGCGGGGTTTGCCAGTAGCGGGGTCAACTTGCTCGCGCCGCCCAATCAGCAGAATTTCATCGACGCGGTCAACACCTTGGAGCCCACTACTGCCCTGTTACTCAAGTACAGCCCGACCTACACCTGCCTGCTGGTTGGGACGAAACTCTGGTACGACAAGATCGGCCGGCGGTCGATCGGCGGAAACGGCAGGACAGCCATCCTCGACGCGTTCGTGTTGTGGGGGGCCGATCCGTACCGGTACCCCGACAACTTGCCGATCGTCGCGGCCAAAGGTGGCCCCGGCGGAAAACCGAGTTGCGGGTCCCTGCCTGACGTCAGCAAAAACTTTCCGGTGCGGGCACTGGTCACCAACACGGGCTGGGGCACCGGCATCGACTACCGGCCCAACCCCGGCATCGGGCACCCCTGGTTCATCAACTACTTCCCGGTCACTCGGCCAGTGCCCGACGTGCCCCACATCGCCGGCAATATTTCTGCGCCTGCGCCCGGACCGATTCCTTACCCAGGCGCGCCTGCCTACGGTGCGCCCCTGTACGGCCCCGGTGGCGTTCCGCTATGGCCTGGAGTGCCGCCAGCGCCAGCGCCGCAGGAGTCACCGCCCGCCGCCGCGGCGCCGCCGTCCGACACGCCAGCACCGTCCCCCGCGGCGCCGGACGGCGGGGCCGACGTCACCAGACCCGACAGCGATAGGACCGCACCATGA
- a CDS encoding GlcG/HbpS family heme-binding protein: MTKSVDARSITRAECERIIARIHAACEREGQAATIVIVDRGGALKALSRSDDATAPWAVDIATAKARTALNTNVSTRDLWEEVRNEPTLAANIPYLHELTMLPGGLPIRDGDVLIGGLGVGSNARYTEDERLAEAGLREE, translated from the coding sequence ATGACGAAATCCGTTGACGCGCGTTCGATTACCCGTGCCGAGTGTGAGCGCATCATCGCCCGCATTCACGCCGCATGTGAGCGCGAGGGGCAGGCGGCCACCATCGTCATCGTCGACCGGGGCGGCGCCCTCAAGGCACTGAGCCGCTCCGACGATGCGACCGCCCCGTGGGCGGTGGACATCGCGACGGCTAAGGCACGTACGGCCTTGAACACCAACGTCTCCACGCGCGATCTCTGGGAGGAAGTGCGGAACGAACCGACACTGGCCGCCAACATTCCCTATCTGCACGAGCTCACGATGCTTCCCGGAGGTCTTCCCATCCGCGATGGCGACGTCCTCATCGGCGGCCTGGGAGTCGGGAGCAATGCGCGGTACACCGAGGACGAGCGGCTGGCCGAAGCGGGGCTGCGGGAAGAGTGA
- a CDS encoding putative PEP-binding protein, translated as MTALAKFVDLRVPRRVVEAVQFRADGVGLLRAEFLIYKSGRHPMLLLGDAVPNDLASILADSMRRVAKAMTPRPVVYRMLDLRSSELRNLAGGPDFESDEVNPLLGQRGMVRAQRDPEMFAVELAAVRRVRAEGYENLHVMLPFVRWPQEVEWALSYLESAGLRGTNRPNLSIMVETPATILRAREFAPLVDGVCVGTEDLSQLVLGVDQENNAFIQQRWDNDPAVVAAVRWAVETYVACGVPVNVAGDAPSYSPELLADLARWGASSVSVSLDRFAALKEAASSATVSAATPPD; from the coding sequence ATGACGGCACTGGCCAAATTCGTGGATCTTCGGGTGCCGCGTCGGGTCGTGGAAGCGGTGCAGTTCCGCGCGGACGGCGTAGGGCTGTTGCGCGCCGAGTTCTTGATCTACAAGTCGGGACGCCATCCGATGTTGCTACTCGGCGATGCCGTACCCAACGACTTGGCCTCGATTCTCGCCGACAGCATGCGCAGGGTTGCGAAGGCGATGACTCCGCGGCCCGTCGTCTACCGGATGCTCGATCTGCGCTCGAGCGAACTGCGCAATCTCGCCGGCGGCCCGGATTTCGAGAGCGATGAGGTCAACCCGCTACTAGGTCAGCGCGGCATGGTGCGCGCTCAACGCGACCCCGAGATGTTCGCTGTCGAACTGGCCGCAGTGCGGCGGGTGCGCGCCGAGGGCTACGAGAATTTGCACGTGATGCTGCCATTCGTGCGCTGGCCGCAAGAGGTCGAGTGGGCACTGAGCTACCTCGAGTCGGCAGGGCTGCGCGGGACCAACCGACCGAACCTCTCGATCATGGTGGAGACGCCGGCGACGATACTTCGCGCACGGGAATTCGCCCCGTTGGTGGACGGAGTGTGCGTCGGCACCGAGGATCTCTCTCAACTGGTGCTGGGCGTCGATCAGGAGAACAACGCCTTCATTCAGCAGCGGTGGGACAACGATCCAGCAGTCGTCGCAGCGGTGCGGTGGGCCGTGGAGACCTACGTTGCCTGCGGTGTCCCGGTGAACGTCGCCGGCGATGCGCCGTCATATTCGCCGGAGCTCCTCGCCGATCTCGCTCGATGGGGCGCCTCGAGCGTCTCGGTGTCACTCGACAGATTTGCGGCCCTCAAGGAGGCCGCCAGCTCCGCGACCGTCAGTGCCGCGACACCCCCCGACTAG